In Penaeus chinensis breed Huanghai No. 1 chromosome 11, ASM1920278v2, whole genome shotgun sequence, a genomic segment contains:
- the LOC125030461 gene encoding uncharacterized protein LOC125030461, with product MDLAVLKQEAADLGLTDPRDIAKYVQDQHRDLRAERREREDREREFAAAEAIREHEIRMAELNFKHKIEVLKATPPTPVAPPKTKLPMFPDDADQVEAYFLVFERVAADHGWDEKTMFLQLVTRLQGHSLDVYHRTEIEGNLTYSELKEALLSAYAISLEQARCRFQEAHLDERETCKLFIIRLSHLFKTWHRRSNLPDTKEGILELILVTQLLASLPKGLRAQLRMNKVTSLAETADIADGWFSAYGYNYRVKKEGERKQESKKPALRSVGDRRESKSPETAKAQPGEHKHQPFNMPRKGGEKKPFYQSGHLATVNSVPEKEEPQVHLSGLALGHHVLCACSPLPLPSAASKRLSTAEGLVQGRRAIIMRDSGSTGCVVKKRYVKRKDYTGKTVRVTMIDGSQIVVREAKVFCQSPYFTGTVTAAVMDNPAFDFVLGNVPGAGLVPAKEVQTQTQVEGGKDAMTQTAEESEPTAQDVPLMSESPGVRDGPTISADIMDQTSAAVTTRAAARRSEISTRLANPQGLEALLKGEDIAEQQKNDATLSKLREYAEQRHVRLYKGIKMDFIWQNNRLYRRTTLPQGEVKLQFVVPAGCRQQVFKLGHHSLLGGHMGAAKTLARIQSTMFWPGMGAEILRLGRSCDICQKTTDKGRNTAAPLQPLPVISEPFSRVAVDIVGPITPCADDKSKYILTVVDFATRWPEAVALKNIEAATVAEALFDMFCRIGIPKEVLSDRGTQFTSGMMEETWKLLSVKGMRTTPYHPQGNGLCERFNGTLKKMLKRMAADQPREWPRLLAPLLFAYREAPQSSLRFSPFELVYGRPVRGPLQVLRELWDNTEDDPVITSSYQYVLDLSERLHSTCELAKEELLKSQVTQKSYYDRKAKFRTLDEGDQCLILLPTSTNKLLAQWSGPYTILKRVSDVNYIVGIGHEKKRFHINMIKKYYPRSSPVPQSSHATRQQEKSDNRRSVNVRRRCSSEKGVDNSKRFGCTATVIPEDSGFCQPLTPEADSREGPESIIINPKLEDHHKADLHEIIQKYPEIFSDQPRVAKVEEHRIVLRNKEPVRTKPYPIPLRYVDLVIKEIKKLEAMGIIEPSKSSYCSPIVVVKKKGGDIRICGDYRRVNAATHFEAEPMSDQCIIFSRLSASKYFTKLDLTKGFFQIPLHPESRKITAFKTPCGLYQYKVLPFGLTNSPSVFNRCMRQVLGDISGVEIFMDDVLVHTSTLAEHQKLLDVVFSKLSLHRMTLKPSKCEIAFTRTHFLGHTVGDGKCECQQEKLQMIRMAPRPVNQHQLRSFLGLVGYYRSFIKNFTQIALPLFNLLKKDCSIKLVWGAEQEKSFTTLKETLCSEPILRLPSKDKPFTLRTDASGEGVGAILLQEFDGILFPVAYHSRRLSKAECNYSTVERELLARSKTANARLMRWALYLQQFEFNIRYIRGTENVGADLLSRLVSGSSSDLEDSRAEMSRNPGPQLQYHEAEVEHRLQKNPHP from the exons ATGGATTTAGCGGTATTGAAGCAGGAGGCTGCAGACCTGGGGTTGACTGATCCCCGTGATATTGCTAAGTATGTGCAGGACCAGCATCGAGACTTGCGGGCGGAGCGCAGAGAGCGGGAAGATCGCGAACGCGAGTTTGCGGCCGCCGAAGCGATACGGGAGCACGAAATTCGGATGGCGGAGCTAAATTTTAAGCATAAGATAGAAGTCCTTAAAGCTACGCCGCCCACGCCCGTGGCTCCTCCCAAAACGAAGTTGCCGATGTTTCCTGACGACGCAGACCAGGTCGAAGCTTATTTCCTCGTATTCGAAAGGGTCGCAGCCGATCACGGGTGGGACGAGAAGACGATGTTTCTGCAGCTCGTCACCCGCCTCCAGGGCCACAGCCTGGATGTTTATCACCGCACCGAAATCGAAGGTAATTTGACGTACAGCGAATTAAAGGAAGCTCTGCTGAGTGCTTACGCTATAAGCCTCGAGCAGGCCCGTTGCAGGTTCCAGGAAGCTCACCTTGACGAGCGGGAGACCTGCAAGCTTTTcatcattcgtctctctcatctctttaagACTTGGCATCGAAGGAGTAATTTACCTGACACCAAGGAAGGTATCCTGGAGCTCATTCTGGTTACGCAACTACTCGCTTCGCTGCCCAAGGGATTGCGAGCTCAGCTGAGAATGAACAAAGTTACTAGCCTGGCGGAGACCGCGGACATAGCGGATGGCTGGTTCTCTGCTTATGGCTACAACTatagggtgaagaaagagggcgaACGAAAGCAAGAGTCAAAGAAACCTGCTCTGAGAAGCGTCGGTGATCGCAGGGAGTCAAAATCTCCTGAAACTGCAAAAGCACAGCCGGGAGAACACAAGCACCAGCCTTTCAATATGCCACGGAAAGGGGGTGAAAAGAAGCCGTTCTACCAGTCCGGTCACTTGGCTACCGTGAACAGTGTCCCGGAAAAGGAGGAGCCCCAGGTACATCTGTCTGGCCTGGCACTTGGCCACCATGTACTCTGTGcatgctctcctctccccttgccttcaGCAGCCAGCAAGAGATTGTCTACTGCAGAGGGCCTAGTCCAGGGTCGCAGAGCAATTATCATGCGAGACTCTGGCTCCACAGGATGTGTAGTTAAAAAAAGGTATGTAAAAAGAAAGGATTATACTGGCAAAACCGTTCGTGTTACAATGATTGATGGTTCACAAATAGTTGTCCGTGAGGCAAAGGTTTTCTGCCAGTCCCCTTATTTTACAGGCACTGTGACTGCTGCTGTTATGGATAACCCCGCCTTCGATTTTGTCCTGGGCAACGTGCCTGGAGCTGGCCTGGTCCCGGCGAAAGAGGTCCAGACGCAGACCCAGGTGGAAGGAGGCAAGGACGCGATGACACAAACTGCAGAGGAGAGTGAACCTACTGCACAAGATGTCCCCCTTATGTCAGAATCCCCTGGTGTTCGCGATGGACCAACCATATCTGCAGACATTATGGATCAGACCAGTGCTGCTGTCACTACGAGAGCTGCTGCACGTCGCTCTGAGATCAGTACACGACTGGCAAATCCACAAGGTCTGGAGGCACTACTAAAAGGCGAGGATATAGCTGAGCAGCAGAAAAATGATGCCACCCTCTCCAAACTACGTGAATATGCTGAGCAACGTCATGTTCGCCTCTACAAGGGAATAAAGATGGACTTTATATGGCAGAACAACAGACTTTACCGACGAACTACCTTGCCTCAGGGTGAGGTGAAGCTGCAGTTCGTTGTTCCAGCTGGATGTCGCCAACAAGTCTTCAAGTTGGGGCACCACTCGCTCCTCGGAGGTCACATGGGGGCAGCCAAAACTCTCGCCCGAATACAATCCACCATGTTCTGGCCTGGAATGGGAGCTGAAATCTTAAGACTCGGCCGTTCCTGTGACATATGTCAGAAGACAACGGACAAGGGACGCAATACTGCAGCACCTCTACAGCCACTTCCTGTGATTTCGGAACCGTTCTCTCGCGTGGCTGTCGATATTGTGGGTCCCATTACACCTTGTGCTGACGATAAATCGAAATACATCCTTACAGTCGTTGATTTTGCAACAAGATGGCCAGAAGCTGTTGCCCTGAAGAACATAGAAGCTGCCACGGTTGCAGAAGCTCTCTTCGATATGTTCTGCAGAATCGGCATACCCAAGGAAGTACTGAGCGACAGAGGTACACAGTTTACATCAGGCATGATGGAAGAGACCTGGAAGCTCCTTTCAGTAAAGGGCATGAGAACTACACCATACCACCCACAAGGAAATGGTCTTTGTGAGCGATTTAATGGCACACTAAAGAAGATGCTAAAACGTATGGCTGCAGACCAGCCGCGGGAATGGCCTCGTCTCTTGGCACCGCTGCTGTTTGCCTACAGAGAAGCCCCGCAAAGTTCCTTAAGATTCTCCCCATTTGAGTTGGTGTACGGTAGACCAGTAAGAGGCCCTTTGCAAGTTCTGAGGGAGCTGTGGGACAACACTGAGGATGACCCAGTAATCACCTCCTCTTATCAGTATGTTCTGGATCTGAGTGAACGCTTGCATTCTACGTGCGAACTCGCAAAAGAGGAGCTTTTGAAAAGCCAGGTCACTCAGAAGTCTTATTATGACAGGAAAGCCAAGTTTCGTACTCTTGATGAAGGAGATCAGTGCTTGATATTGCTACCTACGAGCACAAACAAGCTCCTAGCACAGTGGAGTGGACCTTATACTATTCTCAAACGAGTTTCAGACGTTAATTACATCGTAGGAATCGGCCACGAGAAGAAACGTTTCCAcataaacatgataaagaaatattatcCAAGGTCCTCCCCTGTACCTCAGTCTAGCCATGCAACTCGTCAACAAGAAAAGAGTGACAATCGACGTTCAGTCAATGTTCGACGACGCTGCTCTTCTGAGAAAGGTGTTGATAACTCGAAAAGGTTTGGTTGTACGGCAACCGTAATACCTGAAGACTCTGGTTTCTGCCAGCCCTTGACTCCTGAGGCTGATTCGAGGGAAGGACCAGAGAGTATTATCATAAACCCGAAGCTAGAGGACCACCATAAGGCAGACCTCCATGAGATCATTCAGAAGTACCCTGAAATCTTCTCTGACCAACCCCGAGTTGCCAAGGTGGAAGAACATCGAATCGTCCTTCGTAATAAAGAGCCAGTGCGCACAAAGCCATATCCCATACCTCTGCGATATGTAGACTTGGTgatcaaagagataaagaaactggAAGCTATGGGCATTATTGAACCGTCCAAGAGTTCGTATTGTTCACCCATAGTTGTggttaagaagaaaggaggagacatcAGGATCTGCGGGGATTACCGTCGCGTTAACGCAGCTACTCATTTCGAGGCGGAACCAATGTCTGATCAATGCATTATCTTCTCACGTTTATCTGCctctaaatattttacaaaactgGACCTGACAAAAGGATTCTTCCAGATTCCTTTGCATCCAGAGAGCAGGAAGATAACAGCCTTCAAAACCCCCTGTGGACTGTATCAATACAAGGTGCTACCCTTTGGATTAACGAACTCCCCCTCAGTCTTCAATCGGTGCATGCGTCAAGTACTTGGAGATATTTCGGGAGTAGAAATTTTTATGGATGACGTACTCGTACATACATCGACTTTGGCTGAGCACCAGAAGCTTCTCGACGTAGTTTTCAGTAAATTATCACTGCATCGAATGACCCTAAAGCCCAGCAAGTGTGAGATAGCCTTCACACGGACACACTTCCTTGGCCACACCGTTGGAGATGGCAAATGCGAGTGTCAGCAGGAGAAACTACAGATGATTCGCATGGCACCGCGACCCGTAAATCAACACCAGCTTCGTTCTTTCCTCGGCCTCGTTGGGTATTATCGGAGCTTCATCAAAAACTTTACGCAGATTGCTCTTCCACTATTCAACCTCCTGAAGAAAGACTGCAGCATCAAGCTGGTGTGGGGTGCAGAGCAAGAGAAATCCTTCACTACACTAAAGGAAACCTTGTGCTCTGAACCTATTCTCCGACTTCCATCCAAAGATAAACCCTTTACTTTGCGGACGGATGCATCGGGAGAAGGTGTTGGAGCAATCCTTCTGCAAGAGTTTGATGGCATATTGTTCCCCGTAGCTTACCACAGCCGTAGACTCTCCAAAGCCGAATGCAATTATTCGACAGTTGAACGAGAGCTGTTAGCG cGATCTAAGACCGCCAACGCGCGCTTGATGCGCTGGGCGCTCTACCTTCAACAATTTGAGTTCAATATCCGCTACATAAGAGGAACTGAGAACGTAGGAGCTGATCTACTCTCAAGGCTGGTCAGCGGAAGCAGCAGTGACCTTGAGGACAGCCGAGCTGAAATGTCTCGCAACCCAGGACCTCAACTACAATATCATGAAGCGGAGGTGGAGCATCGACTGCAGAAGAATCCTCATCCCTAA